GCTCCGCCGCCGCCTCGTACGTCGATTCCAGGAAGGCGTGGAGGGTGGCGTCGGGGTCCGCGGCGGTGCGGACGGCATCGTAGGGGAGGATGAACTCGCCGAAGTCGGGGGACCACGAGGCGGCGGCGGGGCGCACCGGGTAGCCGGCGAACCCGTCGGGGCCGGGGTAGGCGTAGGCGTAGAAGATGGCCTCGCGCATCGGCCCGCCGCCGGGCCAGAACCCCGCGCTGCTCACCTCGTGCGAGTACGCCTCGCGCGTGACCGCGTCGGCCACGTTCGGCGCGCCGGGGTGCGGCGGCGCGGTGCGGCCGCTGAAGCGCGTGACCGCCAGGTCGAAGCTTCCCCAGAAGAAGTGCACGGGGCTGCACTTGCCCAGGAAGGCGCCGCGGAACTCCGTCATCACCCGCGTGCTCTGCGCCAGCACCCGCCAGAACCGGTGCGCGTACTCCGGATCGTACGCGGCGTGCACGGTGTCGTCCGGGAAGGGGATGGGATCGGGGAGCTCCACCGGCACCGGCCAGATGCGCACCCCGATCCCCAGCTCGCGCAGGCGCGCCATCACCCCCGCGTGGAAGTCCGCCACCGTCATCGGCTCCAGCCGCATCGTGCGGCTCTGCCCGTCGCTGCAGGAGATGACGAGCTGGGGAGCGATGAAGTCGAAGTCGATCTGGAACGCACCCGCGCCGTATGGAATGGCCGACGTCGTCAGCCCGCGCGCGGAGACGTACAGCGGCACATGCCACCAGTGGTTCACCCACGGCGACAGCGCCATCCGCACCTTGCCCACGACCTGCGTCCACAGGTGCAGCGTGTCGCGCGTGGGCTCCCACGCGTCCAGCTCCAGCGCGGGCCACGCGGCCGCGGCGCGCGATTCGGCGATCGTCATCGGAAGGCGTCTCCGGCGAGGGGTGAGGAGGGGGAGAGGGGGAGACGGGAGATGCATCGCCCCCGCGCCGCACGACACGGGCCGCGCTACCGCGACGCCAGGACCTCGCGCAGGAAGGCGACGACTTCGCGGTTGAAGTCCTCGGGCGCGTCGAAGACCACGGCGTGCGCGCCGCGCTCCAGCTCGATGCATCGCCCGCCGGGGAGCGCCTCGGCCAGTTCCCGCGCGAAGCCGCGCCGCACGACGGGATCGTGCTTGCCGAGGATGACGATCCCCGGCGCCTTCGCCCGCCGCGCCGCGCCCAGGGTGTCGTGGCCGCCCGCCGAGGCCCACGTCCGCAGCCAGCGCGGGATGCCGGCGCGGAAGTACGGCTCGCCCACGGCGGGAACCAGGCCCACGGGCTCGAACACCGCGTCGGTGACGAACCCCAGCGCCTGCCGCGTCCGCCGCAGCGGCGCCGGGTCCCCCGTCGGCGCGGCCAGCACCAGGGCGGCCACGCGCTCCGGCTCGTCCGCGGCCAGCTGCAGCATGGCCTGCGCGCTCACCGAGTGGCCCACGTACGCCGCCGGCCCCAGCGCGAGCGCGTCCGCGAAGCGCGCCGTCCACGCCGCCTGCGCCTCGACGGGGAGATACGCGGGGCCCTCCGTCTTCCCGAAGCCCGGGAGGTCCGGCGCGAGCACGCGGAAGCCCTCGACGGCCAGCGGCGGCCCGTTCTTCCACCAGAAATCCGCCGACAATCCCAGGCCGTGGACGAGCACGACCGGCGGCCCCTCGCCCGCCTCGCGGTAGCGCACGTCGTACTCGCCCACGCGCACCCACCGCTCGCGCGACCACGCGACGGCCGCATCCCCCGGCGTCACTGCATCTCCCACGAACCGCGGAAGAAAATCTCACGCGGAGGAAACGGAGGAAACGGAGGGAACGGAGGAAAGGCGCCGCACGCGATGAGCTCCTCCGTTCCCTCCGTGTGAGATCCGCGGTCCGGGATCATTCGCCCACCTCGCCGCCGTCGAGGAAACTCAGCAGGGCGGCGTTGAATTCGTCCGGGCGGTCGACCATCACGTTGTGGTAGGCGTTGGGGATGACGAGAAGGCGCGAGCCGGCGATCCCGGCGCGCAGCTCGCGGGCGGCCTCGAGCGGCACCAGGCCATCCTTCTCGCCCCACAGGATCAGCGTGGGCGCGGAGATGCGCGGCAGCAGCGGCCGCACGTCGTCGCGCAGGATGTGGCGCAGCCCGCGGAGCACCGTAACAGGACCGGCCACCAGCGCGTCTCTCCAGATGACGGGAAGGAAGCGCGGATCGCCCCAGCGGCGCGGCGGCCCGGCCTCGAAGGCCAGCCGCAGCAGGTTGCGCGGCGTCCGCGCCCGCGGGACCCCCGCCGCGTCCACCAGCACCAGCCGGCGGACCCGCTCGGGATACCGCGCCGCCACGTGGATGGCCAGGTGCCCGCCCATCGAGTGGCCGACCAGGTGGACGGGATCGGCCGAGATGGAGGCGATCCACTCCGCCAGCACGGCGGCCAGCGCGGGAACGTCGGGAAGCGGCCCGCGCAGGCGGCTGCGCCCGAAGCCGATGACGTCGGGGACGGCCACCCGCCGTGCTACCGCCAGGGCGGGGATGTTGCGTTGCCACCACCGCGCCGACCCGCTGAGCCCGTGCAGCAGCACCACGGTCTCGGCCCCGGCGCCGGCCTCCACGCAGTGGATGCGGTAGGCGCCCACGTCGCGCCATCCGGCGCGGTAGCCGGGCGCCACCCACCAGGCGGGGCCGGAGAGGCGGCGCGGACGCGCGGGAGCGGCGGGCGGGCGGCGCGGT
This genomic interval from Longimicrobium sp. contains the following:
- a CDS encoding DUF5996 family protein; this encodes MTIAESRAAAAWPALELDAWEPTRDTLHLWTQVVGKVRMALSPWVNHWWHVPLYVSARGLTTSAIPYGAGAFQIDFDFIAPQLVISCSDGQSRTMRLEPMTVADFHAGVMARLRELGIGVRIWPVPVELPDPIPFPDDTVHAAYDPEYAHRFWRVLAQSTRVMTEFRGAFLGKCSPVHFFWGSFDLAVTRFSGRTAPPHPGAPNVADAVTREAYSHEVSSAGFWPGGGPMREAIFYAYAYPGPDGFAGYPVRPAAASWSPDFGEFILPYDAVRTAADPDATLHAFLESTYEAAAELAKWDRKALERG
- a CDS encoding alpha/beta hydrolase; this encodes MTPGDAAVAWSRERWVRVGEYDVRYREAGEGPPVVLVHGLGLSADFWWKNGPPLAVEGFRVLAPDLPGFGKTEGPAYLPVEAQAAWTARFADALALGPAAYVGHSVSAQAMLQLAADEPERVAALVLAAPTGDPAPLRRTRQALGFVTDAVFEPVGLVPAVGEPYFRAGIPRWLRTWASAGGHDTLGAARRAKAPGIVILGKHDPVVRRGFARELAEALPGGRCIELERGAHAVVFDAPEDFNREVVAFLREVLASR
- a CDS encoding alpha/beta hydrolase translates to MQPRRPPAAPARPRRLSGPAWWVAPGYRAGWRDVGAYRIHCVEAGAGAETVVLLHGLSGSARWWQRNIPALAVARRVAVPDVIGFGRSRLRGPLPDVPALAAVLAEWIASISADPVHLVGHSMGGHLAIHVAARYPERVRRLVLVDAAGVPRARTPRNLLRLAFEAGPPRRWGDPRFLPVIWRDALVAGPVTVLRGLRHILRDDVRPLLPRISAPTLILWGEKDGLVPLEAARELRAGIAGSRLLVIPNAYHNVMVDRPDEFNAALLSFLDGGEVGE